The sequence below is a genomic window from Candidatus Dadabacteria bacterium.
AAGATATTGAAATCGGCCCGCTTACCGTGTTTGTGGGACCAAGCAACACGGGCAAGTCTTACCTTGCGGTGTTGATATACGCATTGTTCAAGTGTGTGTATGGGAAGTTGTGGGGGCTCAGCATAGCAAGTGCGGCAAGAAGACATGGTCATTTTTACAGGGATGTCCTTGAAGAAAAGCATGTTCAGCAAATCCATGACCTTATAGATAATCTGGAACAACTTTCGGAAACCGCAGATTTTTTTGACCTGCCGGAGAACTTAAGAGGCTGGATTAGTCAACTAATATCTGAATACACATACGAAGCATTTCATGAGGAAATCTCCAGATGCACGGGAATCATACCAAAAGAAAACGACCTGATATCAGACAAGTTTCATATTGATTTTGAAGATGAGAGGCACAAGCTGACAATACCGTCATTGGATAAGATACCGGCAATGAATATAAAAAAGGGTCATGAAATCCCTTGCTACATTTTTTCATTGTTAGCAAGGATTAAGGGAATGGATGAAGAGGAGAGAAAAGCTGATTTTCTTGTTGATGAATTATTGACCAAGACGCTACTTTCAATACGGACTGCGGCAAACCCCTTCTACCTGCCGGCGGCAAGAACCGGAATCATGCAGAGCCACAGGGCAATAGCGGCTACCCTTGTTCACAGAGCCCCTTTTGCAGCCCTTGAACCCGTCTCTATTCCTGCTTTGAGCGGGATTTTGTCTGATTTCTTATCAGAACTTATTCAGATGGACATATCAGAAAGACCGGAGGCTAACATCTACAAAATAGCGGAGAAAATGGAGACCGACATACTGCACGGGACAGTAAAATTAGACCTTTCCGGCCCCAGTCAATACCCGCAGTTTTCATACAAGCAAAACGGGCTTGAAGTGCCCCTGTTGCGCTCATCGTCAATGGTTTCAGAACTTGCGCCGATTGTTATGTATCTAAAGCATTTAGTCAAAAAAGGCGACCTACTGATAATAGAAGAACCGGAAGCGCATTTGCATCCCGAAGCGCAAAGGGAGGTTGCAAAAACCATAGTCCGCCTCATCCGTCACGGGGTCAAGGTCATGGTAACGACTCACAGCGACTACTTATTGGAACAACTGGAAAACCATGTCCGGGTGTCAAATCTCAGCGAAGAAAGACGCAAAGCGTTGGTGGGAGACGCAGGGCTTTACATTGAACCGGATGAGATAAATACTTACTGGTTCCAACAAAAAGAACAGGGAACGGTTGTCAAAAAACTGCAATTTGACAACATGGAAGGCAGTTTGTCTCCTCAAGACCATAATCAAATATCATCCGCCTTGTACAATGAGACCGTCAACATCCTTGATGAGATTGAACATCTTCAGGAAAGCAAGGGCGAGTACAAGGAATCGGAATAGTGCCGGTAATTTACTCGCAGAGAATAAGAAACTTTTTTCCCGATGATTGCGCTCTTGATCAAGTGCGGAACAGCAACCGGGCTTGCAAGGTGCGCCTCAACGGCTTCCCGCCGGAAAGAATAGTTATTTCAATGGACCGGGCAATGAAGTCCGGTGATCTGGGCAGACGGGGAGACTATGCGGTTGTGGCGGATGAAATAACACAGGGTGAGACATTTTTCATCCCGATGGAAGTGAAATCAAAATCACTTAAAGGAAAACAAGTTACAGAGCAGATAGAAGGCGTCATCACTTTTTTTCAGAAACACCTTCCAGCAAATTGCAAAATTTACCCTTTGCTTGTAACTGAAAGTCTGCGTTCCAGCGCGAGAAACCAACTTCCTAAAATATCCGTTCAATCTTTCAAGGGAAAGTTGAGAATCAAACACCTTGCCTGCGGCGATGATTTGGAGTGGAAGGTGATTAAAGAGGAAGCGAGGTAAGTTGGGGTTAATCTCTACGATTGAGATTTACTCAGGGACGGGCATACCCCATTCGCGCATTGTGTTTGATATTTTCTGCACAAAGTCTTGATCGCCCTGCTCCCGCGCCAGATTCAGCGCCTTGCGTATATC
It includes:
- a CDS encoding AAA family ATPase, which codes for MTEQDKIKISVENYGPIAEAKDIEIGPLTVFVGPSNTGKSYLAVLIYALFKCVYGKLWGLSIASAARRHGHFYRDVLEEKHVQQIHDLIDNLEQLSETADFFDLPENLRGWISQLISEYTYEAFHEEISRCTGIIPKENDLISDKFHIDFEDERHKLTIPSLDKIPAMNIKKGHEIPCYIFSLLARIKGMDEEERKADFLVDELLTKTLLSIRTAANPFYLPAARTGIMQSHRAIAATLVHRAPFAALEPVSIPALSGILSDFLSELIQMDISERPEANIYKIAEKMETDILHGTVKLDLSGPSQYPQFSYKQNGLEVPLLRSSSMVSELAPIVMYLKHLVKKGDLLIIEEPEAHLHPEAQREVAKTIVRLIRHGVKVMVTTHSDYLLEQLENHVRVSNLSEERRKALVGDAGLYIEPDEINTYWFQQKEQGTVVKKLQFDNMEGSLSPQDHNQISSALYNETVNILDEIEHLQESKGEYKESE